ACCATACTTGATGGACTCCCATTTGATCACTACCACTGAGTTCTTTCCCAAACAAAATATCGGCGGCATTAGGGTCTGAGGCAGCCAGATCATTGCGAATACTACCCCGCAAAGATGAGCCGGGAATATAAGGGAAATCTGTATGCGCTTCCCGCACAATATCAAGAATGTTACCGAGATCGCCTTCACCACCACAATGGATTGGGGCGAGGCTGTAAAGATAACCAAGTCGAAAATCAGACATTTTTATTGAAAGTAAAGTGAGTAGTCAATCTATTGGTGGCTCGGTGATGAGCAGGGAGACAGGGATGTTAGGAGATAAGGAGTCAGGAGGTAAGGAGATAGAATTTTTGATGGTGCTTTTTTTCAGTTTTTATCTTCTTCTCTTCTCAAATTTTTATTTTCTACATTCACCCAGAGGAGATGGGAATAACCAAATTGTTGGATCTGCTGAGTTCGCTTGTGCTGTGTCTCCTCTGGTTCTTCTAGGTAGTAGAGAGTTCCGGGGGGAGCGGCAAAGACTTGGGGGGCAGGAATGCTACTTTTTTTGCCATTTTTTTTAAGCTGGATTCGAGGACTGATGGCGATCGCCTTTTCGGTAGCAAGACTAACAAATTGCCCATCTTTGTTATGGCTGAGTTTCCATTCCCATGGGTAAGGGCGACAAACTGATTTTTTGCCTTGGGGTCGCTCAAAGATACCGGGGGTCATGAGGTAGGCGATCGCCCTCCCTTTTTTATTCACATTCTGATCAGAAATATTCTTAATCCCTTGCCATTGTTGATCTAAGTCTGGACAATGTTCGAGAATCACGCGATGGCCTTCCCCACCGAGGCGGACAGTTAAGGGTTTCGGTAATGTTTGCAGGTGTTGGTGAGTTGGGGCATCAAGGGCGATCGCCAAACTCCAGCCCTTTTTCAAGCGAATCCCATTTTCCACAAAATAGCCATCTGCATCCTTAACTTGGCGATCGCCTTTTTCAATGGAATTATGGGGGCGACTTTCCATTTCCCAAGGCTGTT
This region of [Limnothrix rosea] IAM M-220 genomic DNA includes:
- a CDS encoding type III-B CRISPR module-associated Cmr3 family protein, with product MYWYTLTPLDILLLRDAKPFIPGERAWAGSVFPPNGHTLAGAIRSLLPQDQKLSLIGSLFAYDKTLYFPRPLGFFSSKPMFPLSWHPEDSALRTQMLWDTSQPAPLATIKPVDKNEGDKEEKKFRSWLPANVIEAYLKTGEIEDHDWLEDKTIDGEKQPWEMESRPHNSIEKGDRQVKDADGYFVENGIRLKKGWSLAIALDAPTHQHLQTLPKPLTVRLGGEGHRVILEHCPDLDQQWQGIKNISDQNVNKKGRAIAYLMTPGIFERPQGKKSVCRPYPWEWKLSHNKDGQFVSLATEKAIAISPRIQLKKNGKKSSIPAPQVFAAPPGTLYYLEEPEETQHKRTQQIQQFGYSHLLWVNVENKNLRREEDKN